The Calothrix sp. PCC 7507 DNA segment ATCAGTAGAGAGGATGTATTGATTCTGGGGTCAAATCCCCAACTGAAACTGTGATCACTGTTCACTGATTTAACATACCTGGTAGCCTAAGAAAGCAGACTGCTAAATAAAGCGGAAAGTCTGCCGGGGCGATACTCCCCCCGGAGAACTTTCCAAGACAAAGTATAAATGCCGAGCGAGGTCGAGGTATGGATGGTAAATTGATTGTCTTTGAAGGGGTGGAAGGCTGCGGTAAAACCAGTCAAATGCAGCTGTGTCAAGAATGGTTGCAAAGTCTTGGTATCTCTGTAGTCGTTACCCGTGAACCAGGGGGAACAGAGTTAGGTTTGCATCTGCGCCGCCTATTATTGGAGAACGCTGAAAATCAACCAATTGCTGAGTTGACAGAATTGCTATTGTATGCTGCTGATAGAGCGCAACATGTAGAGCAAGAATTAAAACCCTATTTGGCAGCAGGGAAATATGTTTTATGCGATCGCTACACCGACTCTACCATTGCTTATCAAGGTTATGGCAGGGGTTTGAACATGAGTATAATTAATCATCTCAACCAGATTGCCACTAGTGGTATGACAAGCGACCTGACTATTTGGCTAGATGTCGATGTAGAAGTAGGTCTAGCTCGTAAACGTTCAGTTGGAGAAGGTTTAGACAGAATTGAGCAAGAAGCGATCGCTTTTCATCACCGAGTCCAGCAAGGATACTCCGAGTTAGCTGCATCGTCCCCTAACAGGATTGTCAGGGTAGATGGTAATTCTAGCAAAGAAGCTGTGCAAAAAGTGATTCAGGGAATTTTGGGCGATCGCTTTACATTAAATAATTATCGTGAAACAAATCTGGAGTTGATTCGCAAAGACACTCCATCTTCCGATAAATCTAATTTTAGTGGTTGAGGATTATTTTTTAATCGCTCATTGCCATCTATCCATAAAGAGAACCACAAATATTTGCTCATTACCTGTTTTAAAGCATTGATTCTTTGTTGTGTCGGTGGATGGCTGCTAATTTCTGTGTAGTCTGAAGGGAAACGCGAAAACAGGTTCAAGACTCGCAAACCTCCATTTGCATCATAGCCAGCCTTACTCATATAGGTGTAACCAATTTCATCCGCTTGAAATTCATGCTGACGACTTAATGCTTGCATGGTTCTCTCAAATTCTTGTTTTTTCTGAATAATAATTCGTTGTTTGATGACATCTTTTTTAGCGTGTGATATGGGAGTTTTTGATTTTCTCCGTTCTTGGACAATCCAATTGTTGTATTCTGCTTCTGCTTCTTTAAGTAATCTTTCTTGTAAACTAGCTTCGGCTTCTTCTTGCTGTGCAGAATGGCGCTGTGTGTGATGAGCTAATTCATGACTGATAATAAAAGCTAAAGCTGCATCATCACCATGTATTTG contains these protein-coding regions:
- the tmk gene encoding dTMP kinase, whose product is MDGKLIVFEGVEGCGKTSQMQLCQEWLQSLGISVVVTREPGGTELGLHLRRLLLENAENQPIAELTELLLYAADRAQHVEQELKPYLAAGKYVLCDRYTDSTIAYQGYGRGLNMSIINHLNQIATSGMTSDLTIWLDVDVEVGLARKRSVGEGLDRIEQEAIAFHHRVQQGYSELAASSPNRIVRVDGNSSKEAVQKVIQGILGDRFTLNNYRETNLELIRKDTPSSDKSNFSG
- a CDS encoding M48 family metallopeptidase; translated protein: MASSYIRSIFFTSLGLSSSVLLNLNTPSFAQVVSPLPSLSTTTNLSTYTPRVQPKKNNLQWFYSVAEKVIRANGLDDHPWRLQIADKYNINAYADELNKIVIYKGLLDQIHGDDAALAFIISHELAHHTQRHSAQQEEAEASLQERLLKEAEAEYNNWIVQERRKSKTPISHAKKDVIKQRIIIQKKQEFERTMQALSRQHEFQADEIGYTYMSKAGYDANGGLRVLNLFSRFPSDYTEISSHPPTQQRINALKQVMSKYLWFSLWIDGNERLKNNPQPLKLDLSEDGVSLRINSRFVSR